In a single window of the Pseudodesulfovibrio profundus genome:
- a CDS encoding retron St85 family effector protein, with amino-acid sequence MDDLFERLTSSIDLSKTKIYPPPPRIVLCGGKHDVTNGEQRVSVRDALYRSAEIKGKGYYEHILLPENIFKFYQSSGYTDLLRFERDLAELSTLTIVIPEGPGSIAELGAFSVLNEINKKLVVVVHEDHVEAGSLRFPPKFGPPVKVESASLNR; translated from the coding sequence ATGGATGATCTGTTTGAACGCTTGACTAGCTCAATAGACCTGTCGAAAACCAAAATTTACCCTCCTCCTCCTCGCATAGTTCTGTGCGGGGGTAAACATGATGTCACGAATGGTGAGCAGCGAGTGTCTGTTCGAGATGCCCTTTATCGATCGGCAGAGATCAAAGGAAAAGGGTATTATGAACACATATTGCTTCCTGAGAATATTTTTAAATTCTATCAATCCTCTGGATATACCGATCTTTTGAGGTTCGAAAGAGATCTGGCTGAATTATCTACTTTAACAATTGTTATTCCAGAAGGTCCTGGTTCTATCGCTGAATTGGGGGCATTTTCTGTGTTGAATGAAATTAACAAAAAACTAGTAGTTGTCGTCCATGAAGATCATGTTGAAGCTGGATCCTTGCGCTTTCCCCCGAAATTCGGACCACCGGTTAAAGTGGAATCTGCGTCCTTAAACCGATAA
- a CDS encoding YcaO-like family protein, with the protein MRYKLQMMDTDFGVGKFAAMPAVNLSFNEMIDHLRENPFDDYMHEFVLQRFKDFRTRKLKKLIVQVMKDKGASDPVLAAIMYEACICHERQHQLLPLFDGIDPTFFLDHTPAIHIRNYLLEDQALHTQWIRMFGNNIFNLTPLPRPEEHGLASPIPEDDLPKKPITTISDTLELLKNDLPAPNPRKPLTETIDFALKALEKADAFLGPAMEHKASLSPIARLRHWMPKIRCKNGRMSNSLEGIQTCYGRGLSTEQADASYSMEMAERFSSYASFGSEGVLKYARKYPLLRGSYEELTVPAINPSNLRLEVPYAGQPLHWLEGCIPDGKGGTTPMWVPAQLVFLFCNLDEQSLFSAFGSTGLASGNTQAEAKVAALTEVIERDSDATVPFSLEKCFRIKTQDPDINHLLNAYKEDGIDVWFMDATSEFGVPCYKSIVVGKRGDMNKGTGSGLNGKSALVSAMTETPYPYPGPQSAPAPSNLPIRELESLPNYSTGSAEGDLLVLENTLISNGYTPAYVDLTRKDLNIPVTRAVIPGLEFISDFDHYSRVSPRLYQNYLKLGAVPDN; encoded by the coding sequence ATGCGCTACAAGCTCCAAATGATGGATACAGATTTCGGTGTCGGCAAATTCGCCGCCATGCCAGCCGTTAATCTCAGCTTCAATGAGATGATCGACCACCTACGTGAAAACCCTTTTGATGACTACATGCATGAATTTGTACTTCAACGATTCAAGGACTTTCGCACCCGAAAACTCAAGAAACTCATAGTTCAGGTCATGAAAGATAAAGGGGCTTCAGATCCCGTTCTTGCGGCAATCATGTATGAAGCCTGCATCTGCCATGAACGGCAACATCAACTCCTCCCACTCTTTGACGGAATCGACCCCACATTTTTCTTGGACCACACTCCAGCCATCCACATCCGCAATTACCTACTTGAAGACCAAGCCCTGCACACACAATGGATACGAATGTTCGGCAACAATATCTTCAATCTTACCCCGCTCCCACGCCCGGAAGAACATGGCCTCGCATCGCCAATCCCAGAGGACGATTTACCCAAAAAGCCAATCACAACAATCAGTGATACCCTTGAATTACTGAAGAATGATCTTCCCGCCCCTAATCCCCGCAAGCCACTAACCGAGACAATTGATTTCGCACTGAAAGCCTTGGAAAAAGCTGATGCGTTTTTGGGTCCGGCAATGGAGCACAAGGCTTCGCTCTCTCCCATAGCGAGACTGCGGCACTGGATGCCCAAGATTCGATGCAAAAACGGGCGTATGTCCAACTCACTCGAAGGAATCCAAACCTGCTACGGGCGAGGTCTTTCCACTGAACAGGCTGACGCATCATACTCAATGGAAATGGCAGAGCGTTTTTCCTCATATGCTTCATTCGGTTCAGAAGGTGTATTGAAGTACGCAAGAAAGTATCCGCTTCTTCGCGGAAGCTATGAGGAATTAACAGTTCCGGCCATCAACCCTTCCAACCTGAGGCTGGAAGTCCCATACGCAGGGCAACCATTGCACTGGCTTGAAGGATGTATTCCCGATGGCAAGGGAGGGACAACTCCCATGTGGGTTCCAGCTCAACTGGTATTCCTCTTCTGCAATCTGGATGAGCAAAGTCTCTTCTCAGCGTTCGGTTCTACGGGGCTTGCCTCCGGCAACACCCAGGCAGAAGCGAAAGTTGCCGCGCTCACTGAGGTCATAGAGAGAGACAGTGATGCGACTGTACCATTTAGCCTTGAGAAGTGTTTTCGCATCAAAACTCAAGACCCGGATATAAACCATCTTCTCAACGCATATAAAGAAGATGGAATTGATGTTTGGTTCATGGATGCAACATCTGAGTTTGGCGTTCCCTGCTACAAATCCATTGTAGTGGGCAAACGAGGTGACATGAACAAAGGCACAGGCTCAGGCCTGAACGGTAAGTCCGCACTGGTTTCCGCCATGACGGAGACCCCCTATCCCTACCCTGGCCCCCAAAGCGCTCCAGCCCCGAGCAACCTGCCAATCCGGGAACTGGAATCGCTGCCCAATTATTCTACAGGTAGTGCGGAAGGCGATTTACTTGTACTTGAAAACACCCTGATTTCAAATGGTTATACGCCAGCATATGTGGATTTGACCCGCAAAGACTTGAATATCCCTGTCACGCGTGCAGTCATTCCCGGCTTGGAGTTCATATCCGATTTTGACCACTACTCCAGAGTCAGCCCACGACTCTATCAAAACTATTTAAAATTAGGGGCTGTACCAGATAACTAG
- a CDS encoding PIN domain-containing protein: MQRYRLDVTMLGLQLVLVLLIDVENVSAEYIKNVMAIAKWLGVKVYAFAFWTKGKRNKALEEAAKEFNIKIVYVEVKEAGDQSVDDEIKEWINKGKVPQDANVICVVASDKGYLKLREVVRLSNRAFVIFRIGRDLCASPFRVRALRSAPNLMF, from the coding sequence ATGCAAAGATATCGCCTAGATGTTACCATGTTGGGCTTGCAGTTGGTTCTGGTGCTTTTGATTGATGTCGAGAATGTGTCAGCTGAATACATTAAAAATGTTATGGCTATAGCAAAATGGCTTGGTGTGAAAGTATATGCCTTTGCTTTTTGGACCAAAGGTAAACGTAATAAAGCCCTCGAAGAGGCTGCCAAAGAGTTTAATATTAAGATCGTATATGTTGAAGTTAAAGAGGCGGGGGACCAATCTGTAGACGATGAAATTAAAGAGTGGATCAATAAGGGGAAAGTACCTCAAGACGCCAATGTGATATGCGTGGTGGCATCGGATAAAGGATATCTAAAGTTGAGGGAGGTCGTTCGGTTAAGCAATAGGGCTTTCGTCATTTTTCGTATTGGTAGAGACCTCTGCGCATCCCCTTTTCGCGTCCGTGCCTTGCGCTCCGCACCCAATTTGATGTTCTGA
- a CDS encoding very short patch repair endonuclease encodes MQSRESNKMVDIVDRKTRSRMMSKIKGKNTKPEVAVRQYLHRKGYRFRLHRKDLPGNPDIVLPSRMIAIFVHGCFWHRHRGCKKTTTPSTNRAFWERKFKDNVNRDERNTQALQKLGWAVMVIWECEVNDQGLETIAAKVESIPQKMKMSSTKRT; translated from the coding sequence ATGCAATCGCGAGAGTCAAACAAAATGGTAGACATAGTTGACCGAAAAACCAGAAGCAGAATGATGTCCAAAATAAAAGGCAAAAACACCAAGCCTGAAGTTGCGGTACGTCAATACCTCCACCGCAAGGGTTATCGGTTCCGTCTTCACAGAAAGGATCTTCCCGGCAATCCGGATATAGTTCTACCAAGCCGCATGATCGCGATTTTTGTTCACGGCTGCTTTTGGCATCGTCATCGTGGCTGCAAAAAAACGACAACACCTTCCACCAACCGGGCATTTTGGGAACGAAAATTCAAAGACAATGTGAATAGAGACGAGCGCAACACACAAGCACTGCAAAAACTTGGTTGGGCAGTCATGGTGATCTGGGAGTGCGAAGTCAATGATCAAGGTCTTGAAACAATAGCTGCCAAAGTTGAAAGTATCCCCCAAAAGATGAAAATGTCCTCAACAAAACGCACGTAA
- a CDS encoding tyrosine-type recombinase/integrase produces the protein MATIWKKEFKNSKGKDEVRYLARVRRKGHKPVSKTFKRKGDADKWARDIESEMDKGVFVSREEAEGTTLTEAIDRYIKEYIQTRLKHPKRETDRANAIRSRDISKLFLARIRGKEIAAFIKEREKEGVSGNTIRLDLALLSKLFEVARRDWGMESLVNPTKLVHKPKAGQGRTRRLEKGEEESLLEKAADRFKPVVLFALETAMRRAEIAGLDWGDVDLKGSSIYLGETKNYEERTIPLSPRAKDILKGLPRNISGSVFGLSADQITGYMRRTVKTAKLHDLRFHDLRHEATSRLFENTDLDTMEIKMISGHKSMQMLARYSHLRANRLAERLAGAKR, from the coding sequence ATGGCCACCATCTGGAAAAAAGAGTTCAAGAACAGCAAAGGCAAGGATGAAGTCCGCTACCTCGCCCGCGTCAGACGCAAGGGCCACAAGCCTGTGAGCAAAACCTTCAAACGCAAAGGTGATGCAGACAAGTGGGCGCGCGATATTGAATCCGAAATGGACAAAGGCGTCTTCGTCTCAAGAGAAGAGGCTGAAGGAACCACTCTTACCGAAGCGATTGATCGCTACATAAAGGAATACATCCAGACCCGCTTAAAACACCCCAAGCGCGAAACTGATCGCGCCAATGCAATTAGATCCAGAGACATTAGCAAACTGTTCCTAGCACGCATCAGAGGCAAGGAGATTGCTGCCTTCATCAAAGAGCGTGAGAAGGAGGGAGTATCTGGCAATACAATCCGGCTTGACCTCGCCTTACTCTCAAAGTTGTTTGAAGTAGCCAGACGTGATTGGGGCATGGAATCCCTCGTCAATCCGACCAAGCTCGTCCATAAGCCCAAAGCTGGCCAAGGTCGCACCAGAAGGCTAGAAAAGGGAGAGGAAGAAAGTCTCTTGGAAAAGGCCGCCGACAGATTCAAGCCGGTTGTACTTTTTGCTCTAGAAACCGCTATGAGGCGAGCCGAAATAGCTGGCCTAGATTGGGGCGATGTCGACTTAAAGGGCTCCTCGATCTACCTTGGCGAGACAAAAAACTACGAAGAGAGAACGATTCCACTCTCCCCGCGAGCGAAAGACATATTAAAAGGCCTCCCCCGAAATATATCTGGCTCTGTCTTTGGCCTATCAGCAGATCAAATTACTGGCTACATGCGACGGACTGTCAAGACTGCAAAGCTCCACGATTTACGCTTTCATGATCTCCGACATGAAGCAACATCCCGCCTATTTGAAAATACCGATTTGGACACCATGGAAATCAAAATGATCTCTGGTCATAAGTCGATGCAGATGCTGGCACGGTATAGCCACTTAAGGGCAAATAGACTGGCAGAACGGCTGGCAGGAGCTAAAAGATAA
- a CDS encoding helix-turn-helix transcriptional regulator — MKKRVVFIKEFCEIMGLTEHSVRSHLQRSSLQSDGIGVLPKPFKLGRKLAWTTDMIMAFLEKKELEAVGFDSSQKQLCKNPKQKG, encoded by the coding sequence ATGAAGAAGCGTGTCGTATTTATTAAGGAATTTTGTGAGATTATGGGGCTGACAGAACATTCGGTTCGCTCCCATTTGCAGAGGTCTAGCCTCCAATCCGATGGGATTGGTGTTCTGCCCAAGCCTTTTAAGCTGGGGCGTAAGCTGGCCTGGACCACTGATATGATCATGGCTTTTTTGGAGAAGAAGGAATTGGAAGCTGTCGGGTTTGATAGCAGCCAAAAGCAGCTTTGCAAGAATCCCAAGCAGAAAGGGTAA
- a CDS encoding DNA cytosine methyltransferase: MSTIPIIDVFAGPGGLGEGFAGFQASKGFPFKILLSAEANHDAHSTLRLRAFQRALLTSGRDLSHLLGYYQGNHDEPYTQDTKGIWEEASQEALCLELGSTNGDKRLYKELESRLDASKPWVLIGGPPCQAYSIAGRVRNKGNADYVPSNDSRHFLYQEYLRIISEYRPSVFVMENVRGMLSCKIDGKLIAHQILEDLACAGDRCSLKSGQGYRIYSLVSSTYFEHGKDVSKVDTKEFVVKSEEYGVPQARHRVILLGVRNDIDVRPGRLSRRGGPFVEEVISDLPLLRSGFSREGDDCDKWHSHVATQLWDLASCAREAGMPELAEDLDEYGFMVQSNSLDRDAQEKRAGGLSTDLPPLLNEWLTGIWPEACFNHETRTHMASDLRRYAYAAVFARTYGRYPKGVDDFSLPGLAPAHENWTTGKFADRFRVQQEGRTATTITSHIAKDGHYYIHPDPSQCRSLTVREAARIQTFPDDYFFSGPRTSQYTQVGNAVPPYLARQIAEIVYDLLQQSN, encoded by the coding sequence ATGTCCACAATACCGATTATTGATGTTTTCGCAGGTCCGGGGGGCCTCGGGGAAGGATTTGCTGGCTTCCAAGCTTCCAAAGGCTTTCCTTTCAAAATTCTGTTGTCAGCAGAAGCCAACCATGATGCGCACTCCACCTTGCGCCTGAGGGCATTCCAACGGGCTCTGCTGACTTCCGGCAGAGATCTTTCTCATTTGCTTGGATATTACCAAGGCAATCATGACGAACCGTATACTCAGGACACCAAAGGAATATGGGAAGAGGCCTCCCAAGAAGCTCTTTGCTTGGAGTTGGGGTCTACCAATGGTGATAAGCGCTTATATAAAGAGCTGGAGAGCCGTCTAGATGCGAGCAAGCCATGGGTTTTGATTGGCGGCCCCCCATGTCAAGCGTATTCAATTGCTGGTCGTGTTCGGAACAAGGGCAATGCGGACTATGTCCCATCGAATGATTCGAGACACTTCTTATACCAAGAATATCTTCGTATTATCAGCGAATATCGGCCTTCTGTCTTCGTGATGGAGAATGTGCGCGGGATGCTTTCGTGCAAGATAGACGGAAAGCTTATTGCCCATCAGATACTGGAAGATCTTGCATGTGCCGGAGACCGGTGCAGTCTGAAGAGTGGGCAAGGATACCGAATCTACTCTCTCGTATCATCTACATATTTTGAACACGGCAAGGATGTAAGCAAGGTTGACACGAAGGAGTTCGTGGTCAAGTCGGAAGAGTACGGCGTCCCTCAGGCCAGGCATCGAGTGATTTTGCTTGGAGTCAGGAACGATATAGATGTCCGGCCTGGGCGGCTTTCCCGGAGGGGTGGGCCTTTTGTTGAGGAAGTAATATCGGATTTGCCTTTGTTGCGAAGTGGATTCAGCAGGGAAGGTGACGATTGCGATAAATGGCATTCTCATGTTGCAACTCAATTATGGGATTTGGCTAGTTGTGCACGTGAAGCCGGAATGCCTGAACTTGCAGAAGATTTGGATGAATATGGGTTCATGGTCCAGTCGAATAGCTTAGACCGTGATGCTCAGGAAAAGAGGGCAGGAGGCCTGTCTACGGACTTGCCTCCTCTTCTGAATGAATGGCTTACGGGTATATGGCCGGAAGCGTGTTTCAACCATGAAACAAGAACTCATATGGCATCAGACTTGAGAAGATACGCCTATGCTGCCGTGTTCGCGAGAACATATGGCCGATACCCGAAGGGAGTTGATGATTTTTCGTTACCGGGCTTGGCTCCTGCACATGAGAACTGGACGACTGGGAAGTTTGCGGACAGGTTTAGAGTACAACAGGAGGGGCGAACGGCCACGACCATCACGAGCCATATTGCAAAGGATGGGCATTACTATATCCACCCCGATCCTTCACAGTGTCGCAGTTTGACCGTTCGGGAGGCTGCCAGGATTCAGACTTTCCCTGACGACTACTTTTTTTCAGGCCCAAGAACTAGTCAGTACACACAGGTCGGTAATGCTGTGCCGCCGTATTTGGCTAGGCAGATCGCAGAGATTGTTTACGATCTTTTACAGCAATCGAACTAG
- a CDS encoding retron St85 family RNA-directed DNA polymerase, with product MGSKSVSFSLISKISSDLLIPVENLRYIIRTSPYRYKKYSIPKRRGRGVRSIAQPAKEVKKLQYWVIKNVLSKYPVHPAATAYKKESSILQNAEIHLDSRCLLKLDFEDFFPSILATDIVHFFEKGSLEFDEEEVNALASILSWARTRTAERVVAIGAPSSPMLTNIMLYDFDSVVRRWCDETKINYTRYADDISLSGDSKESLAEAKRKIAELLEEMNSPRLSLNNDKTVFAMKPFRRFVTGLYLSNEDKISLGRDKKRAIRAKVHHFVNGKFNQDQIQHLRGVIAFARSVEPEFVERLENKFGKLFQ from the coding sequence ATGGGGAGTAAGTCTGTGTCATTTTCATTGATAAGCAAGATCTCCTCAGATCTATTGATACCTGTTGAGAATCTTAGATACATTATTAGGACAAGCCCTTATAGGTATAAGAAATATAGTATCCCTAAGAGGAGGGGGCGAGGGGTAAGGTCTATTGCTCAGCCTGCTAAAGAAGTAAAGAAGTTACAGTATTGGGTTATTAAGAATGTGCTTTCCAAATATCCGGTGCACCCAGCGGCTACAGCATATAAAAAAGAAAGTAGTATCTTACAGAATGCCGAAATTCATTTGGATAGCAGGTGTCTTCTCAAGCTGGATTTTGAAGATTTTTTCCCATCTATCTTGGCTACCGACATAGTTCATTTTTTTGAGAAAGGGTCCCTTGAGTTTGACGAGGAAGAGGTAAATGCCTTGGCGTCAATATTGAGTTGGGCTCGTACTCGTACTGCAGAACGAGTTGTTGCTATTGGTGCACCCTCATCGCCTATGTTGACCAATATTATGCTATACGATTTTGATTCAGTAGTCAGGCGGTGGTGTGATGAGACAAAGATAAATTATACCCGTTATGCTGATGATATTTCATTGTCAGGCGATTCTAAAGAGTCATTGGCAGAAGCGAAGAGGAAAATTGCCGAACTTTTGGAAGAAATGAATTCCCCAAGATTAAGCCTTAACAATGACAAAACCGTTTTTGCAATGAAGCCATTTCGACGGTTTGTGACAGGGCTCTATCTCTCAAATGAAGATAAAATTTCACTAGGACGTGATAAAAAGAGAGCAATACGGGCGAAGGTTCATCACTTTGTAAATGGCAAGTTCAATCAAGACCAAATTCAACATTTAAGAGGGGTGATTGCTTTTGCTCGAAGTGTTGAGCCTGAATTTGTTGAAAGGTTAGAAAATAAATTCGGAAAGTTATTTCAATGA
- a CDS encoding IS3 family transposase (programmed frameshift) has translation MRKSKFSEYQIVKILKAVEGGRTVVDVCREHGVSSATYYKWKSKYGGMEASDIQRMKDLETENRKLKQMFADLSLENMALKDVIEKKPLRPVQRKEFVMHMVNAFELSLRKACAAMGISRSYYAYKPHPRDDSDVIAALTELAEKKPTWGFSKLFNVLRQQDKPWNHKKVWRVYCLLKMNLKRKAKKRLPQASRTAVAQPLAPNYCWSIDFMRDTLYSGRVFRTFNAVDDYNREALAVEIDTNMPAGRVVRVLDRVAEERGGYPERLRMDNGPEFSGTVMAAWAESHGVNLEFIQPGKPTQNSYIERFNRTYREEVLDLYVFNSLSEVRAITEDFIREYNEERPHESLGNMSPINFAAQRAGGTPYPLGNPPKTAGSLYR, from the exons ATGCGTAAATCGAAGTTCAGCGAGTACCAGATCGTCAAGATCCTGAAGGCAGTGGAAGGCGGACGAACTGTCGTCGATGTCTGCCGCGAGCACGGCGTGAGCAGCGCCACGTACTACAAGTGGAAGTCAAAGTATGGCGGCATGGAGGCATCCGATATCCAACGGATGAAGGATCTCGAAACGGAGAACCGTAAGCTCAAGCAGATGTTCGCCGACCTCAGCCTGGAAAACATGGCGCTCAAGGATGTGATCGAAAAAAAAC CTCTGAGGCCAGTTCAACGCAAGGAATTTGTCATGCACATGGTCAACGCGTTTGAGTTGAGCTTGCGCAAGGCATGCGCGGCCATGGGCATCAGTAGGAGCTACTACGCCTACAAGCCGCATCCGCGGGACGACAGCGATGTCATCGCAGCCTTGACTGAACTGGCCGAGAAAAAGCCTACATGGGGCTTCAGTAAGCTTTTCAACGTCCTTCGACAGCAGGACAAGCCCTGGAACCACAAGAAGGTCTGGAGGGTTTACTGCCTCTTGAAAATGAACCTGAAGCGCAAGGCCAAGAAGCGGCTTCCGCAAGCCTCTCGGACGGCAGTGGCCCAACCGCTTGCGCCAAACTATTGCTGGTCGATAGATTTCATGCGGGACACGCTTTACAGCGGTCGCGTCTTCAGGACTTTCAACGCTGTAGATGATTACAACCGTGAGGCCTTGGCCGTGGAGATCGATACCAATATGCCAGCAGGACGAGTGGTAAGGGTGCTGGATCGGGTAGCCGAAGAGCGTGGCGGCTATCCCGAGAGGTTGCGAATGGACAATGGTCCAGAGTTCTCGGGGACTGTCATGGCGGCCTGGGCCGAATCGCATGGCGTGAATCTGGAGTTCATTCAGCCTGGCAAACCCACCCAGAACTCATACATCGAGCGGTTCAACCGAACCTACAGAGAAGAAGTGCTTGATTTGTACGTGTTCAACAGCCTGAGCGAAGTTCGGGCCATTACGGAGGACTTTATCCGTGAGTACAACGAGGAACGTCCTCATGAATCCCTGGGGAATATGTCGCCGATAAATTTTGCTGCCCAAAGGGCAGGGGGTACCCCCTACCCTCTGGGCAACCCCCCGAAAACTGCCGGGAGTCTCTACCGTTAA
- a CDS encoding site-specific integrase → MDLKYQVEKILGKNRRASKLTQYKNKGQIRRFCDLVQKKYGLQKINHLKTKHTRGVFEDLKEEGLSPSTLASYGTAARAIAQAISKQNIVPRSNRELGISRAGDRLKPVMADMEKIHDLTAQLYKKDEWLGLAAELRENFGLRAKESLLSTGVANGKLIVRGSKGGRPREIPIRNKSQRELLNRVQDHLKREGKTSLIPSNMNLMQGLKCQSNAIHRLGGTKDNNAHPHSSRHAYAQDLYRQGNAPQNIAEELGHGRTEIVSHYIPK, encoded by the coding sequence ATGGATCTAAAATATCAAGTTGAGAAAATACTCGGTAAAAACAGACGGGCTAGTAAGCTGACTCAGTATAAAAACAAAGGGCAGATCCGCCGTTTCTGCGACCTTGTCCAAAAGAAGTACGGCTTACAAAAGATAAACCACCTCAAGACAAAACATACCCGAGGAGTCTTTGAAGACTTAAAAGAGGAAGGGCTTAGTCCCTCGACGCTTGCTAGCTATGGGACCGCAGCACGGGCAATAGCGCAGGCCATTAGCAAACAAAACATAGTACCTCGCTCAAACCGAGAACTCGGAATATCAAGGGCAGGAGACCGATTAAAACCAGTCATGGCCGACATGGAGAAAATCCACGATCTCACCGCCCAACTTTATAAAAAAGATGAATGGCTCGGACTTGCTGCTGAACTGCGTGAAAATTTTGGTCTTAGAGCCAAAGAATCGCTGCTTTCGACTGGAGTGGCTAATGGCAAACTAATCGTACGTGGCAGTAAGGGTGGAAGACCACGAGAAATCCCGATTCGAAATAAATCCCAGCGAGAATTACTTAATCGGGTTCAAGATCACCTAAAACGCGAGGGAAAGACATCCCTAATCCCCTCTAACATGAACTTAATGCAGGGCCTTAAATGTCAAAGCAACGCTATACACAGATTGGGTGGAACGAAGGATAACAACGCCCACCCTCACTCCTCAAGACATGCATATGCCCAAGACTTGTATAGACAAGGTAATGCGCCTCAAAACATCGCCGAAGAGCTAGGGCATGGCCGTACGGAAATCGTATCCCACTATATCCCCAAATAA
- a CDS encoding DUF4145 domain-containing protein produces MTSPATEKLSVTCPHCHHRVNTDPVGAYDVFIDEIGEPIKYSLLKCPVCKHPMLTYQWYNEMANFDGWTGSQWQEPSVQYPELYRQFGSEVPLGVRNCFGEANTCFQSKAYTACAIMCRKTLEGVGKEFMPEGRNLYGIIEQLKDDGTIDTKIYEWATALRESGNTAVHDIESNITKEDAQDILGFTEAFIDYTLVLSKRFDEFMNRRSQ; encoded by the coding sequence ATGACCTCTCCTGCCACTGAAAAATTAAGTGTAACTTGCCCACATTGTCACCATCGAGTCAATACCGACCCAGTTGGTGCCTACGATGTGTTCATCGATGAGATTGGCGAACCCATCAAATACTCCCTCCTGAAATGCCCTGTTTGTAAACACCCAATGTTAACATATCAATGGTATAATGAGATGGCTAATTTTGATGGGTGGACTGGATCCCAGTGGCAAGAGCCATCAGTACAATATCCAGAATTATATAGACAATTTGGATCTGAAGTTCCTTTGGGCGTTCGTAATTGCTTTGGTGAAGCTAACACCTGTTTCCAGAGCAAGGCATATACAGCTTGCGCGATCATGTGTCGAAAGACATTAGAAGGAGTAGGCAAAGAATTTATGCCTGAAGGAAGAAACCTTTATGGCATCATTGAACAGTTAAAAGACGATGGTACAATCGATACAAAAATCTATGAATGGGCGACGGCACTTCGCGAATCAGGCAATACCGCAGTACACGATATCGAGAGCAACATCACAAAAGAAGACGCTCAAGACATTTTGGGATTTACTGAGGCATTTATTGATTACACGCTGGTTTTGTCAAAGCGCTTTGATGAATTCATGAACAGAAGGAGCCAGTAG
- a CDS encoding ISL3 family transposase: MSTSFIYHAFGLRGYDYVRQDFIAGNIILKVQPKDDLIRCPCCHSRNIIRHGFAERWVQTVPIGFKPVWLVIPVQRVGCRNCGVIRLIDIQIAESRRWYTKAFERYALALAKKMTIQDVADLLGVGWDTIKSIFKRYLFRRFSSPSLGKIKYIAIDEISVRKGQKYLTLVMDLESGAVVFVGEGRSRETLTPFWERLKKTKAKIAAVATDMNAGYISAVMENLPNAAIVFDRFHVVKLMNEKITQIRRQLFRELTSPLERKAVKGTRWILLKNPENLDESRDEKERLDEALRLNKPLATAYYLKEDLRQLWSQPNKATAEKVINDWIARAEASEIRPLQIMARTLASYRFGILAYYDHPISSGPIEGTNNKIKTLKRQAYGYRDTEFFKLRIMGIHEAKYALAG, translated from the coding sequence ATGTCCACGAGTTTCATCTACCACGCGTTCGGCCTGCGAGGCTACGACTACGTTCGGCAGGATTTCATCGCAGGCAACATCATCCTGAAAGTGCAGCCCAAGGATGACTTGATTCGTTGTCCTTGCTGCCATTCCAGAAACATCATTCGCCACGGCTTTGCCGAAAGATGGGTTCAGACTGTGCCCATCGGTTTCAAGCCCGTCTGGCTGGTCATTCCCGTCCAACGGGTAGGATGTCGCAATTGCGGCGTCATTCGTTTGATCGACATTCAGATCGCCGAGTCCAGGCGCTGGTATACGAAAGCCTTTGAGCGATATGCTCTCGCCTTGGCAAAAAAGATGACGATTCAGGATGTTGCCGATCTGCTGGGCGTCGGTTGGGACACCATCAAATCAATCTTCAAGCGCTATCTGTTTCGCCGTTTCTCAAGTCCCAGCCTGGGAAAGATCAAGTATATCGCCATCGACGAAATCAGCGTCCGTAAAGGGCAAAAGTACCTCACGCTGGTCATGGACCTCGAAAGTGGCGCAGTCGTCTTTGTTGGTGAAGGACGAAGTCGAGAAACGCTTACCCCGTTTTGGGAACGTCTCAAGAAGACAAAAGCCAAGATTGCGGCTGTGGCGACGGACATGAACGCAGGCTACATCAGCGCTGTCATGGAGAACTTGCCGAATGCGGCTATCGTGTTTGACCGGTTTCATGTGGTCAAGCTGATGAACGAGAAAATCACGCAGATCCGCCGCCAGCTCTTTCGGGAACTCACCTCGCCACTTGAAAGGAAAGCGGTCAAAGGAACTCGATGGATTCTTCTGAAAAACCCCGAAAATCTGGATGAAAGCCGTGATGAAAAGGAGCGCTTGGATGAAGCGTTGCGGCTGAACAAACCTCTGGCGACAGCCTACTATCTGAAAGAGGATTTGCGGCAACTCTGGTCCCAGCCGAACAAGGCGACGGCAGAGAAAGTCATCAACGACTGGATCGCCAGAGCCGAAGCCTCGGAGATACGCCCTTTGCAGATCATGGCGAGGACGCTTGCCTCGTATCGTTTCGGCATTCTTGCCTATTACGACCATCCCATCTCATCAGGCCCAATCGAGGGAACCAACAACAAGATCAAGACGCTGAAACGACAAGCCTACGGATATCGGGATACCGAGTTCTTCAAGCTCAGGATCATGGGAATTCACGAAGCGAAGTACGCTTTAGCCGGATGA